A stretch of Ignavibacteria bacterium DNA encodes these proteins:
- the ccoS gene encoding cbb3-type cytochrome oxidase assembly protein CcoS, translating to MSVMPLLVICSILVAGGFLLAFLFATKRGQYDDLGTPAVRMLFDDVQKKTEIK from the coding sequence ATGAGTGTGATGCCGTTGCTCGTGATCTGCAGTATTCTGGTAGCAGGTGGCTTTCTGCTTGCCTTCCTGTTCGCTACCAAGCGAGGTCAATATGATGATCTCGGCACACCTGCGGTTCGGATGCTTTTCGATGATGTTCAGAAGAAAACAGAGATCAAATAA
- the ccoN gene encoding cytochrome-c oxidase, cbb3-type subunit I, with protein sequence MDTNVPSGNERGGRVETVAYDNNIVRMFAIASLVFGVVGFLVGIIVAIKLYIPEFLGGLDFLSYGRLRPLHTNAVIFAFAGNAIFLGVYYSLQRLCKTRMFSDTLSKIHFWGWQLIIVSAAITLPLGITTSKEYAELEWPIDLAITLVWVVFGWNMIGTILRRKEKHMYVAIWFYLATFLTVALLHVVNSLALPVHLLKSYSMYAGVQDALVQWWYGHNAVAFFLTTPFLGIMYYFIPKAAERPVFSYRLSIIHFWALIFLYIWAGPHHLLYTALPDWAQSLGVVFSFMLIAPSWGGMVNGLLTLRGAWDKVRTDPVLKFMVVGVTAYGMSTFEGPMMSLKNINALTHYTDYIIAHVHLGALLWNGGLTFAMLYYIFPRIYRTKLYSISMANWHFWLMTLGVLIYVIPLYWGGITQSLMWKQFLPDGTLQYPNFLETVTQLIPMYVMRSIGGTLYLLGAFVGIWNLYKTARSGKLLANEEVQVVNRMAEKSHEPKEGWHRLLEGTPVRFSLLIFVAVLVGGVVEFVPTALVESNIPTIASVKPYTPLELEGRDIYIREGCYTCHSQMIRPFRSETERYGEYSKVGEFVYDHPFQWGSKRTGPDLHRIGGKYPNAWHWKHMNEPRSTSPNSIMPSYGWMYTVDLDVSHTEGKILTMQKLGVPYPDGYATKAVADLQAQAATIADDLGNAGIKNVDPKKEIVAVIAYLQRLGTDIKKMPAAASGN encoded by the coding sequence ATGGACACAAATGTACCGTCAGGCAACGAACGCGGGGGACGCGTCGAAACTGTTGCCTACGATAACAACATCGTCCGGATGTTCGCCATCGCATCACTTGTCTTTGGAGTCGTTGGATTCCTTGTAGGCATCATCGTTGCGATCAAGCTATACATTCCGGAGTTCCTTGGAGGTCTAGACTTCCTGTCGTACGGCCGGCTCCGTCCGCTGCACACAAACGCAGTGATCTTTGCCTTTGCCGGCAATGCCATCTTCCTTGGCGTGTATTATTCGCTGCAACGTCTTTGCAAGACGCGGATGTTCAGCGACACCTTGAGTAAGATCCACTTCTGGGGTTGGCAACTCATCATCGTGAGTGCGGCCATCACCCTCCCGTTGGGGATCACAACAAGTAAGGAGTACGCAGAACTTGAATGGCCGATCGATCTTGCGATCACCCTCGTGTGGGTCGTCTTCGGTTGGAATATGATCGGGACCATCTTGCGTCGCAAAGAAAAGCACATGTATGTGGCCATCTGGTTCTACCTGGCAACGTTCCTCACAGTGGCGCTCTTGCATGTTGTGAATTCACTCGCACTTCCGGTGCATCTTCTAAAGAGCTATTCGATGTATGCCGGAGTTCAGGATGCTCTCGTTCAGTGGTGGTATGGACACAATGCAGTTGCATTCTTCCTTACAACGCCGTTCCTCGGCATCATGTACTACTTCATTCCGAAGGCAGCAGAACGTCCGGTGTTCTCCTATCGACTTTCGATCATCCACTTCTGGGCACTGATCTTCCTGTACATCTGGGCCGGACCACACCACCTTCTTTACACTGCGTTGCCAGACTGGGCTCAGTCACTTGGTGTGGTATTCAGCTTCATGCTCATCGCTCCGTCATGGGGCGGTATGGTCAATGGACTTCTCACGCTCCGTGGTGCATGGGACAAGGTTCGTACCGATCCTGTGCTGAAGTTCATGGTAGTAGGCGTCACTGCCTATGGTATGTCTACGTTCGAAGGTCCGATGATGTCTCTGAAGAACATCAACGCCCTTACGCACTACACCGACTATATCATCGCCCACGTTCACCTTGGTGCTCTTCTCTGGAACGGTGGTTTGACGTTTGCGATGTTGTACTACATCTTCCCTCGTATCTACCGCACCAAGTTGTATTCCATCTCCATGGCCAACTGGCACTTCTGGCTGATGACACTTGGCGTGTTGATCTATGTGATCCCTCTGTACTGGGGCGGCATCACGCAATCACTCATGTGGAAGCAATTCCTTCCTGACGGAACGCTTCAGTATCCGAACTTCCTCGAGACTGTTACGCAGCTTATCCCGATGTACGTCATGCGTTCTATTGGCGGTACACTCTACCTTCTTGGTGCATTTGTTGGCATTTGGAACCTCTACAAGACAGCCCGCAGTGGAAAGCTTCTTGCGAACGAGGAAGTACAAGTTGTCAATAGAATGGCCGAGAAGTCACACGAACCAAAAGAAGGCTGGCACAGACTTCTCGAAGGAACACCTGTGCGCTTCAGCCTCCTGATCTTTGTGGCCGTACTTGTTGGTGGCGTTGTTGAATTCGTTCCGACAGCACTTGTTGAATCGAATATTCCAACCATCGCCAGTGTGAAACCATACACACCGCTTGAGCTCGAAGGTCGCGATATCTACATCAGAGAAGGCTGTTATACCTGCCACTCCCAGATGATCCGTCCGTTCAGAAGCGAAACTGAGCGTTATGGCGAATATTCCAAGGTTGGAGAATTCGTGTACGATCATCCGTTCCAATGGGGCTCCAAACGTACCGGACCGGATCTGCATCGCATCGGCGGTAAATATCCGAACGCATGGCACTGGAAGCACATGAACGAACCGCGGTCCACATCGCCGAATTCGATCATGCCGAGCTACGGTTGGATGTATACCGTTGATCTCGACGTATCGCATACAGAAGGCAAGATCCTCACGATGCAGAAACTTGGTGTGCCATATCCAGACGGATATGCAACCAAGGCTGTGGCCGACCTTCAGGCACAGGCAGCAACGATCGCCGATGATCTTGGTAATGCAGGGATCAAGAACGTCGATCCAAAGAAGGAAATCGTTGCAGTGATCGCATATCTGCAGCGCCTCGGAACTGACATCAAAAAGATGCCGGCTGCGGCATCCGGAAACTGA
- a CDS encoding c-type cytochrome: MAQQEKDRLMDHDADGIREYDNDLPRWWLYGFYFTIVMSLIYVFYYHVYFGPDWNVLWYGPRGQANEYAAQVADAQASMAAAPKKAAVKAVLLTDKESLEKGKAIFNGMENLCSTCHREDLGGQVGPNLTDDLWIHGCSLEQIMANITTGFPDKGMLPYGSSNKLSDEQLMQVASYIISMRGSNPPEPKPVDETREILCDRDAAPVQ, encoded by the coding sequence ATGGCACAACAGGAAAAAGATCGGTTGATGGATCATGATGCAGACGGCATCCGTGAATATGATAACGACCTGCCGCGTTGGTGGCTCTACGGGTTCTACTTCACGATCGTCATGAGTCTGATCTACGTGTTCTACTATCACGTCTACTTTGGACCGGACTGGAACGTTCTCTGGTATGGTCCGCGTGGACAGGCTAACGAATACGCGGCACAAGTAGCAGATGCACAAGCCTCCATGGCTGCAGCTCCAAAGAAGGCGGCCGTGAAAGCCGTCCTTCTCACGGACAAGGAGTCTTTGGAGAAGGGAAAGGCCATCTTCAACGGAATGGAAAACCTCTGTTCCACCTGCCATCGTGAAGATCTCGGTGGACAGGTAGGTCCGAACCTTACGGATGATCTTTGGATCCATGGGTGCTCGCTGGAGCAGATCATGGCCAACATCACAACAGGGTTCCCCGACAAAGGGATGTTGCCCTATGGCAGCAGCAACAAACTCTCCGACGAACAGCTGATGCAGGTTGCTTCGTACATCATTTCAATGCGAGGTAGCAATCCACCGGAACCAAAACCAGTAGACGAGACACGCGAGATCCTCTGTGACCGAGACGCTGCACCCGTGCAGTGA